A part of Blastopirellula retiformator genomic DNA contains:
- a CDS encoding inorganic diphosphatase, translated as MTHSWHDVSPGHRMPLEFCAVIEIPTGCSLKYELDKPTGLLRMDRILYSAVHYPANYGFIPQTLAEDDDPLDVLVLCQESVYPLCLIEARVVGLMTMVDSGKLDHKIIAVAVNDPEYSSYREAVDLPSHRRNMLRRFFQDYKQLEGKTVEVDEMQPAETAVPVIEQALQRYSEQRRRGFYQKAPS; from the coding sequence ATGACGCACTCTTGGCACGACGTCAGCCCGGGCCATCGTATGCCGCTCGAATTTTGCGCGGTGATCGAAATTCCGACCGGTTGCAGCCTGAAATACGAACTGGACAAGCCGACCGGGCTGCTGCGGATGGATCGCATCCTCTACTCGGCGGTCCACTATCCGGCCAACTACGGCTTTATCCCGCAAACGCTGGCCGAAGACGACGATCCGCTCGACGTGCTGGTCCTTTGCCAAGAGTCCGTTTATCCGTTGTGCCTGATCGAGGCCCGCGTCGTGGGTCTGATGACGATGGTCGACAGCGGCAAACTGGACCATAAGATCATCGCCGTCGCGGTGAACGACCCCGAATATTCTTCCTATCGGGAAGCGGTCGACCTGCCGAGCCATCGCCGCAACATGCTTCGCCGCTTTTTCCAGGATTACAAACAACTGGAAGGAAAAACGGTCGAAGTCGACGAAATGCAGCCGGCCGAGACGGCGGTTCCGGTGATTGAGCAGGCGTTGCAGCGGTATAGCGAGCAGCGCCGCCGCGGCTTTTATCAAAAAGCGCCGAGCTAG
- a CDS encoding glucose-1-phosphate adenylyltransferase, with protein MRNVISLVLGGGRGTRLYPLTKYRSKPAVPLAGKYRLIDIPLSNCINSDLNRIYVLTQFLSVSLHRHIRQTYRFDNFRGGFVELLAAQQTGNESTDWYQGTADAVRKNLKYIQQYGTDYVLILAGDQLYRMDYRKMLDTHIKSGADVTIAGIPVSRDDAKSLGIMRLDDTGRVVGFVEKPQTQEDLELVTMPPEKLEALGVKSQGRDCLASMGIYLFNRDTLVDVLEKTDYEDFGREIFPAAIRSRHVQLHAFDDYWEDIGTIKAFYEANLSLASPEPPFSFSDEDEPIYSRARFLPPTLMSQVSVDRSQIADGCRIGAGCTIDNSVVGLRSLIGENVTIKDSVLMGADYYETENELEDHRNCKRPPLGIGCGSVIQGAIIDKNCNIGKNVRIVNDLGLEEKEYDVGVTVVDGIPCVEKGAHIPDGWKLT; from the coding sequence ATGCGCAATGTTATTTCTTTGGTTCTGGGCGGTGGTCGCGGCACGCGTCTCTATCCGTTGACGAAGTATCGCTCGAAGCCGGCCGTGCCGCTGGCCGGTAAGTATCGCCTGATCGATATTCCCCTCTCCAACTGCATCAACAGCGACCTGAATCGCATCTATGTGTTGACGCAGTTCCTGTCGGTCAGCTTGCACCGCCACATTCGCCAGACCTACCGCTTTGACAACTTCCGCGGCGGTTTTGTCGAACTGCTGGCCGCCCAGCAAACCGGCAACGAGTCGACCGACTGGTACCAAGGTACCGCCGACGCCGTTCGTAAAAACCTGAAGTACATCCAGCAGTACGGCACCGACTATGTGCTGATCCTGGCCGGCGACCAGCTGTACCGGATGGACTATCGCAAGATGCTCGACACGCACATCAAGAGCGGCGCCGACGTCACCATCGCCGGCATCCCGGTCTCGCGCGACGACGCCAAGTCGCTGGGCATTATGCGTCTGGACGATACCGGCCGCGTCGTCGGTTTTGTCGAAAAGCCGCAGACCCAGGAAGACCTGGAGCTGGTCACGATGCCGCCCGAGAAGTTGGAAGCCCTGGGTGTGAAGAGCCAGGGCCGCGACTGCCTGGCGAGCATGGGCATTTACCTGTTCAACCGCGACACGCTGGTCGACGTCTTGGAAAAGACCGACTACGAAGACTTCGGTCGCGAGATCTTCCCCGCCGCGATTCGTTCGCGCCACGTGCAACTGCACGCCTTTGACGATTACTGGGAAGATATCGGGACGATCAAAGCCTTCTACGAGGCGAACCTGTCGCTCGCCAGTCCAGAGCCGCCGTTCAGCTTCTCGGACGAAGACGAACCGATTTATTCTCGCGCCCGCTTCCTGCCGCCGACCTTGATGTCGCAGGTTAGCGTCGATCGCAGCCAGATCGCCGACGGTTGCCGCATCGGCGCCGGCTGCACCATCGACAACAGCGTCGTCGGCCTTCGCAGCCTGATCGGCGAAAACGTCACGATCAAAGATTCGGTCCTGATGGGCGCCGACTACTACGAAACCGAAAACGAACTGGAAGATCACCGCAACTGCAAACGCCCGCCGTTGGGCATCGGCTGCGGCTCGGTAATCCAAGGCGCGATCATCGACAAGAACTGCAACATCGGCAAGAACGTCCGGATCGTCAACGATTTGGGATTGGAAGAAAAGGAATACGACGTCGGCGTCACGGTCGTCGACGGAATTCCTTGCGTCGAGAAGGGCGCGCATATTCCGGATGGGTGGAAGCTGACTTAA
- a CDS encoding DUF6933 domain-containing protein, with the protein MIVRLTQKLAKKIHVAPTKSYPLDVNPLADWSAHLFTVSRTQFILITSTATLYSAVLYGRGIPDDGRFLDCMLSTLSGVFEEDGLGLAFQKLVAPAARTVVFSKALSRTVTGSMNDHIMGAKIYLGEFDTSLAETTQRLNCTPLSAINYDSPRRATQALCDDLMSRRKESQCS; encoded by the coding sequence ATGATTGTGCGACTGACCCAAAAGCTGGCGAAAAAGATTCACGTTGCGCCAACGAAGTCCTATCCTCTGGATGTCAATCCTTTGGCGGACTGGAGTGCGCATCTTTTCACCGTTTCTCGAACGCAGTTCATCTTGATCACCAGCACCGCCACGCTCTACTCGGCGGTCCTGTATGGCCGCGGCATACCAGACGACGGGCGGTTTCTGGATTGCATGCTCAGTACGTTATCAGGCGTTTTTGAAGAAGATGGATTGGGCCTGGCGTTTCAGAAACTTGTCGCCCCTGCGGCGAGAACCGTGGTCTTTTCCAAAGCGCTCAGTCGCACTGTTACAGGCTCGATGAATGACCATATCATGGGGGCCAAAATCTACCTGGGCGAATTCGATACTTCGCTCGCAGAAACCACTCAGAGGTTAAACTGCACGCCGCTGTCCGCAATCAATTATGACAGTCCGCGGAGAGCGACTCAGGCTCTTTGTGACGATTTAATGAGTCGGCGGAAGGAGTCGCAGTGCTCCTGA
- a CDS encoding IS256 family transposase → MTNVPEERTSEEIRDAIKIDGDAVRGHLDELVRSTVEETLNQMLDAEADQICKAKRYERSPDRVDSRAGSYSRKLQTKAGEVSLKVPRLRSLPLETQIIERYKRRESSVEEALVEMYLAGVSVRRVEDITEALWGTRVSSSTVSELNQKIYERIEAWRNRPLEGEHPYVMLDGIWLKRSWGGEVKNVAILVAVGVGADGHREILGVAEGKKEDSESWRTFLRYLKERGLKGVRLITSDKCLGLVEALGDFFPDAAWQRCIVHFYRNVLKDVPRAKSGDVAAMLKAVHAQEDRAAAEAKAALVTEKLISLRLGAAAKCFRDGYQETLAYMAFPREHWTRLRSNNMLERIMKEIRRRTRVVGAFPDGQSALMLVAARLRHIAGTHWGTRRYLDMDRLREPEEREDGKV, encoded by the coding sequence ATGACGAATGTACCAGAAGAACGGACCAGCGAAGAGATCCGGGATGCGATTAAAATTGACGGCGACGCGGTGCGGGGGCATCTTGATGAGCTGGTCCGCTCAACCGTCGAGGAGACGTTGAATCAGATGCTCGATGCCGAAGCGGATCAGATTTGCAAGGCGAAACGCTACGAACGTTCACCAGACCGCGTCGATTCGCGAGCCGGGTCGTATTCGCGGAAGCTGCAGACCAAGGCGGGCGAGGTTTCGCTGAAAGTTCCGCGACTGCGGAGCTTGCCGCTCGAGACGCAGATCATCGAACGCTACAAGCGACGCGAATCGAGCGTCGAAGAGGCGCTCGTTGAGATGTATCTGGCAGGCGTTTCGGTCCGTCGCGTTGAAGACATCACCGAGGCGCTTTGGGGAACGCGAGTCAGCTCCAGCACCGTCAGCGAGCTGAACCAGAAGATCTACGAGCGGATCGAAGCGTGGCGAAATCGGCCGCTGGAAGGCGAACATCCGTACGTGATGCTCGACGGCATCTGGCTGAAACGTAGCTGGGGCGGCGAGGTGAAGAACGTGGCGATCTTAGTGGCGGTCGGCGTCGGCGCTGATGGACATCGCGAGATTCTCGGGGTCGCCGAAGGGAAGAAGGAGGATAGCGAAAGCTGGCGAACGTTCCTGCGTTACCTGAAGGAGCGCGGATTGAAGGGCGTGCGGCTGATCACGAGCGACAAGTGCCTCGGCCTGGTCGAAGCGCTGGGAGACTTCTTCCCAGACGCGGCCTGGCAGCGCTGCATCGTCCACTTTTATCGCAACGTGTTGAAAGACGTGCCGCGAGCGAAGTCAGGCGACGTGGCGGCGATGCTGAAGGCGGTTCACGCGCAAGAGGATCGCGCGGCGGCGGAAGCGAAGGCAGCACTGGTCACCGAGAAGCTGATCTCGCTTCGGCTGGGCGCGGCGGCGAAATGCTTCCGCGACGGCTACCAGGAAACGCTGGCGTACATGGCGTTCCCGCGAGAACACTGGACGCGGCTGCGGAGCAACAACATGCTGGAGCGGATCATGAAAGAGATCCGGCGACGAACACGAGTCGTGGGAGCGTTTCCGGACGGCCAAAGCGCCCTGATGCTGGTCGCAGCCCGGCTGCGCCACATCGCCGGCACGCACTGGGGGACAAGGCGCTACCTCGACATGGACCGCCTCCGCGAACCGGAGGAGCGAGAAGACGGCAAAGTTTAA
- a CDS encoding integrase core domain-containing protein: MQQAEAFLEHVKSVDLPIETLMHDRDKKLTAKVDATFQAADIRVVKSAYRSPNTNAFVERFIQTLQQECLDHFVVFGEQHMDHLVNEFVDFYHEERPHQGKENELLTPGEPQPDILSIDSVNCRERLGGVLKHYHRQAA; the protein is encoded by the coding sequence ATGCAGCAAGCTGAAGCGTTCTTGGAGCACGTGAAGTCAGTTGACCTACCCATCGAAACCTTGATGCATGATCGGGATAAGAAGCTCACGGCCAAGGTTGACGCCACGTTCCAGGCCGCGGACATTCGGGTCGTGAAATCAGCCTACCGGTCCCCCAACACCAACGCGTTCGTCGAGCGGTTCATCCAGACTCTGCAGCAGGAATGTTTGGACCATTTCGTGGTGTTTGGCGAGCAGCATATGGACCATCTGGTGAATGAGTTCGTCGACTTCTATCACGAAGAGCGGCCGCATCAGGGGAAGGAAAATGAACTGCTGACGCCCGGAGAGCCGCAGCCCGATATCCTCTCGATTGATTCTGTCAATTGTCGCGAACGACTTGGCGGTGTGCTGAAACACTATCATCGTCAAGCGGCATGA
- a CDS encoding SDR family oxidoreductase: MSADAPRRETRLPLLITGVAGVPGYNALPYFSSKYPGQVVGVRQVNNWRMLGENIVACDVEDVDGLKRLFDQYQFKAVLNCGGSCALKSCEMDPSMAWRINFESVRNLLHVLEGTDTRLVQLSIDLVYSDKNGGGYFEHEPTDPVTIYGKTMAASENLIQLERPETAVLRISLPMGISFNGHAGAIDWIQSRFAKNKPATLYYDEVRTPTYTDCLNRVIDDMLGRDAAGIFHAGGPRRLSLYQIAQIINRVGDYDPNNLMGCMRVEAGPMPPRAGDVTMDSTKLADELGYDPFDPWPLHDCWMPTHDEWHYERPADELRGAQQIQELLYRNPRLQF; encoded by the coding sequence TTGTCCGCTGACGCGCCGCGCCGCGAGACTCGCCTGCCGCTGCTGATTACCGGCGTCGCGGGCGTACCCGGCTACAATGCTCTCCCCTACTTCTCTTCCAAGTATCCCGGCCAGGTCGTCGGGGTACGTCAGGTCAACAATTGGCGGATGCTGGGCGAAAACATCGTCGCCTGCGATGTGGAAGATGTCGACGGGCTGAAACGCCTGTTCGATCAGTACCAATTCAAGGCGGTCCTCAACTGCGGCGGCAGCTGCGCTCTAAAGTCGTGCGAGATGGACCCGTCGATGGCGTGGCGGATCAACTTTGAAAGCGTCCGCAATCTGCTGCATGTGCTGGAAGGAACCGACACCCGGCTCGTTCAGCTGTCGATCGACCTGGTCTATTCCGACAAGAACGGCGGCGGCTACTTCGAGCATGAGCCGACCGATCCGGTCACCATCTACGGCAAAACGATGGCGGCGTCGGAAAACCTGATTCAGCTCGAGCGACCCGAAACGGCGGTCTTGCGAATTTCGCTGCCGATGGGGATCAGTTTCAACGGCCATGCCGGCGCGATCGACTGGATCCAGTCGCGCTTCGCCAAAAACAAACCGGCGACGCTCTACTACGACGAAGTTCGCACCCCCACCTACACCGACTGTTTGAACCGCGTCATTGACGACATGCTGGGGCGCGACGCGGCCGGCATCTTCCACGCCGGCGGACCGCGACGCCTAAGCCTGTACCAGATCGCCCAGATCATCAATCGCGTCGGCGACTATGACCCTAACAACCTGATGGGGTGCATGCGAGTCGAGGCTGGGCCGATGCCGCCGCGGGCCGGCGACGTCACGATGGACTCGACCAAGCTGGCGGATGAACTCGGGTACGATCCATTCGATCCGTGGCCCTTGCATGACTGCTGGATGCCAACCCACGATGAGTGGCACTACGAGCGCCCCGCCGACGAACTGCGCGGCGCCCAGCAGATCCAAGAACTGCTCTACCGCAACCCCCGTCTCCAATTCTGA
- a CDS encoding DinB family protein yields MNSLELALHQIESVRRYATGLVESIDHADWYHMPDEGVSHVAWQVGHLAMAQYRLALVRLRGELAEDRSFISSEFLRIFGKGSSPVPQPEVYPSRDEIVSVFHHVHRRVLEELPQFPLSRLTEPPEEPHALFNTKLDSLLWSAQHEMLHAGQIGLLRRLLGAQPRW; encoded by the coding sequence ATGAATTCGCTGGAACTGGCGCTCCATCAGATCGAGTCGGTTCGGCGGTACGCGACCGGCTTAGTCGAGTCGATCGACCACGCCGATTGGTACCACATGCCCGACGAGGGAGTCTCGCATGTCGCCTGGCAAGTGGGGCATCTCGCGATGGCCCAGTATCGTCTGGCGCTGGTCCGGTTGCGGGGAGAACTCGCCGAGGATAGAAGTTTCATTTCCTCCGAATTCCTTCGTATTTTCGGCAAAGGGTCGAGCCCGGTTCCTCAGCCTGAAGTTTACCCCAGCCGAGACGAAATCGTGTCTGTCTTTCACCACGTCCATCGTCGCGTGCTGGAAGAACTGCCGCAGTTTCCCCTGTCTCGCCTAACCGAACCTCCCGAAGAGCCTCACGCCCTGTTTAATACGAAACTTGACAGTCTGCTTTGGAGCGCCCAGCACGAGATGCTGCACGCCGGGCAAATTGGGCTCCTCCGCCGCTTGCTGGGAGCGCAACCTCGCTGGTAA
- a CDS encoding HD-GYP domain-containing protein, whose translation MSTLPGAPALPTKTLERHANLHRLELVNRELQNWFGVDFTFWDGETGEMMRAAEMQPPGDDNYLSPMIRTIAAKKKPEIVAEQAGACILAMPMAMDGGLIVATCPFVTGESYDCCEDEEGLARLLGTTSDRATSWWREQNRWTTQSLERMARLQLSKLNVDDEARRLSNEIDKISDSLSSTYEEISLLYGLTQNLRISSSDEQLGDLALNWLLEVLPCEGLAIQFLPTDGDNVSSKGRRETKTLSVGVCPLESEQLSQLVSHLNLGEKGAPFVANQRITAREEWPFPKVRQLIVVPLAEGDNIFGWIMAFNHCENKGFGTVEASLLSSVGAILGIHSGNIELYRQQSEFVTSVVQALTSAIDAKDPYTCGHSDRVARLSVCLARQMGQDTDSLNLLYMAGLLHDVGKIGIDDSVLRKPGRLTDAEYEHIKLHPELGFNILKGLKQIEKVLPVVLHHHEQWDGKGYPHGLKATDTPLLARITAVADAYDAMSSDRPYRKGMPEEKVDAIFREGAGQQWDPAVINAFFAARDELRDILGEERADIRFDVRDWLK comes from the coding sequence ATGTCCACCCTGCCAGGCGCTCCTGCCCTGCCGACAAAAACGCTAGAACGTCACGCCAATCTGCATCGCCTTGAGTTGGTCAACCGAGAGCTGCAGAACTGGTTCGGCGTCGACTTCACGTTCTGGGATGGCGAAACCGGGGAGATGATGCGCGCCGCGGAAATGCAGCCCCCCGGCGATGACAACTATCTCTCACCGATGATTCGCACCATCGCCGCCAAGAAAAAGCCGGAGATCGTCGCCGAACAAGCGGGCGCTTGCATTCTGGCGATGCCGATGGCGATGGATGGGGGTTTGATCGTCGCGACCTGCCCGTTTGTAACCGGCGAGTCGTACGATTGTTGCGAGGATGAGGAAGGTTTGGCTCGGCTGCTGGGAACGACCTCGGACCGCGCCACGAGTTGGTGGAGAGAACAAAACCGCTGGACGACGCAAAGCCTGGAGCGCATGGCCCGCTTGCAGTTGTCCAAGCTGAACGTGGACGACGAAGCGCGTCGCCTGTCGAACGAAATCGACAAGATCTCGGATAGCCTGTCGTCGACCTACGAAGAAATCAGCCTGCTCTATGGGCTGACGCAAAACTTGCGGATTTCCAGCAGCGACGAACAACTGGGCGATTTGGCGCTTAATTGGCTGTTGGAAGTGCTGCCGTGCGAAGGCCTGGCGATTCAATTTTTGCCAACCGACGGCGATAACGTTTCGTCGAAGGGACGCCGCGAAACGAAGACGCTGAGCGTCGGCGTTTGCCCGCTTGAATCGGAACAGCTGTCGCAGTTGGTCTCGCACTTGAATCTGGGCGAAAAAGGCGCCCCGTTCGTCGCCAATCAGCGCATCACCGCCCGCGAAGAATGGCCTTTTCCGAAGGTCCGCCAATTGATCGTCGTGCCGCTGGCCGAAGGGGATAACATCTTCGGTTGGATCATGGCCTTCAACCACTGCGAGAACAAAGGCTTTGGCACGGTCGAAGCCAGTCTGCTCAGCAGCGTGGGCGCCATCCTCGGCATTCACAGCGGCAATATCGAACTCTATCGCCAGCAATCGGAGTTTGTGACCAGCGTCGTCCAGGCCCTGACTTCGGCGATCGACGCGAAAGATCCTTACACTTGCGGTCATAGCGATCGGGTCGCCCGGTTGTCGGTTTGCCTGGCTCGCCAGATGGGACAAGATACGGACTCGCTCAACCTGCTGTACATGGCGGGGCTGTTGCACGACGTCGGCAAGATCGGCATCGACGACAGCGTACTGCGAAAGCCGGGACGTCTGACCGATGCTGAATATGAGCACATTAAGCTACATCCCGAATTGGGTTTCAATATTCTCAAGGGACTGAAGCAGATCGAGAAGGTTTTGCCGGTCGTCCTGCACCACCACGAACAGTGGGACGGCAAGGGCTATCCGCACGGGCTGAAAGCGACCGATACGCCGCTTCTGGCCCGAATCACCGCGGTGGCCGACGCTTACGACGCGATGTCGAGCGATCGTCCCTACCGCAAAGGGATGCCGGAAGAGAAGGTTGATGCGATCTTCCGCGAAGGCGCCGGCCAGCAGTGGGATCCGGCGGTGATCAACGCCTTCTTCGCCGCTCGTGACGAACTTCGCGATATCCTGGGCGAAGAGCGTGCCGATATCCGCTTTGATGTGCGAGACTGGTTGAAGTAA